The following proteins come from a genomic window of Candidatus Obscuribacter sp.:
- a CDS encoding tetratricopeptide repeat protein, whose translation MKSSINQVKLALTLSMVINLLPTASLSPVSAVQAFKKPTLKMPSIPFVSKKKKPYESEEIEEDYASPKGAPPSATKPIEGTKSAAPSSASAAGKAGASAAAASGGKAKGDGEDLKSKDEETDSDGEPKSREFRPGVDKPQDEAEYLEETEWKDNQEQKRKEAILEDLTAPALSPEERDPERFYKQSLILTKQKKYKEALEAINKALKLKPAYWEAQIQGAIVLSLQGRDQEAIERYRHIVNLRPDLLDACINLGSLLGKTGDYAGAEQQYKNVLNRNFYMVSAHFNLANLYIKQGKFDHAIKELKTCIKMKPNHAWAHNNLGVIFQKRKFIEEAQEEFLKALTLQPSNKVFENNLNMMRELLKKKAVKA comes from the coding sequence ATGAAGTCCAGCATTAATCAAGTAAAGCTAGCCCTGACCTTATCTATGGTCATTAATCTTTTGCCTACCGCCAGTCTGAGTCCTGTCTCAGCTGTCCAGGCATTTAAAAAGCCCACACTCAAAATGCCCTCCATACCTTTTGTCAGCAAAAAGAAAAAGCCCTATGAGAGCGAAGAAATCGAAGAAGACTACGCCTCACCTAAAGGGGCGCCACCGTCTGCTACCAAGCCCATAGAGGGCACCAAGAGTGCAGCACCAAGCAGCGCGTCAGCGGCTGGCAAGGCGGGAGCAAGCGCAGCTGCAGCCAGCGGCGGTAAGGCTAAAGGCGACGGAGAAGACCTCAAATCTAAAGACGAAGAGACCGACAGCGATGGTGAGCCAAAGTCGCGCGAGTTTAGACCTGGAGTAGACAAGCCTCAGGACGAAGCTGAGTATCTGGAAGAAACTGAATGGAAGGATAACCAGGAGCAGAAGCGCAAGGAAGCAATCCTGGAGGACCTGACCGCGCCTGCTCTCAGTCCTGAAGAAAGAGACCCTGAACGCTTTTACAAGCAGTCTCTGATTTTGACCAAACAAAAGAAATACAAAGAAGCTCTGGAAGCCATCAACAAAGCGCTTAAGCTCAAGCCTGCCTACTGGGAAGCTCAGATACAGGGGGCTATTGTCCTGTCATTGCAGGGCCGTGACCAGGAAGCAATCGAGCGCTACAGGCACATTGTCAATTTAAGACCAGACTTGCTTGACGCCTGCATCAATCTGGGCTCGTTGCTGGGCAAAACTGGAGACTATGCCGGAGCTGAGCAGCAGTACAAAAATGTGCTCAACCGCAACTTTTACATGGTTTCAGCGCACTTTAACCTGGCTAACCTCTATATCAAGCAGGGCAAATTTGACCACGCAATCAAAGAGCTAAAGACTTGCATCAAGATGAAGCCTAATCATGCCTGGGCTCACAACAATCTTGGTGTGATTTTTCAAAAGCGTAAGTTTATAGAGGAAGCTCAAGAGGAGTTTCTCAAAGCTCTGACTTTGCAGCCATCAAATAAGGTATTTGAAAACAACCTCAACATGATGCGTGAGTTGCTCAAAAAGAAAGCTGTAAAAGCGTAA
- the tmk gene encoding dTMP kinase: protein MRLYKNHDFPGKLLVVEGVDGSGKSTQLDLLRNWLESKGQSVIFTEWNSSPLISKTIKKAKQANSLIPVTFSLLHATDFADRLENIIVPALKAGLIVLADRYCYTAFARDVARGVDKEWVRNLYGFAIRPDGAFYFQVPVEVSLERISVSRRPGFYEAGMDIGLSQDPLESFQIFQSRIINEYDKMSDEFDFHIMPAEKTIHEQQLLFRQHAAKILNS from the coding sequence ATGCGTCTTTACAAAAATCATGATTTTCCGGGCAAACTACTGGTAGTTGAAGGAGTTGATGGCTCCGGCAAATCTACACAATTGGATTTGCTACGTAACTGGCTGGAGTCAAAAGGTCAGAGCGTAATTTTTACAGAGTGGAACTCATCACCACTGATTAGCAAAACAATTAAAAAAGCCAAACAGGCTAACTCTCTCATACCAGTCACCTTTAGCCTTTTGCATGCCACAGACTTTGCAGACAGACTAGAAAACATCATCGTCCCCGCCCTCAAAGCTGGGCTCATTGTGCTGGCGGACCGCTACTGTTATACGGCTTTTGCCAGAGACGTAGCACGAGGAGTAGACAAAGAATGGGTACGCAACCTCTATGGCTTTGCCATTCGCCCTGATGGCGCCTTTTACTTTCAGGTGCCTGTTGAGGTTTCGCTTGAGCGCATCTCGGTAAGCCGCCGCCCGGGCTTTTATGAAGCTGGCATGGACATTGGGCTTTCACAGGACCCATTAGAATCCTTTCAAATTTTTCAGAGCCGTATCATCAATGAATACGACAAAATGTCTGACGAATTTGACTTTCATATTATGCCCGCCGAAAAGACAATCCATGAGCAGCAGCTACTCTTCAGACAGCATGCCGCCAAAATCCTCAACTCCTGA
- the tmk gene encoding dTMP kinase, with translation MKSNPHNFPGKLIVIEGTDGVGRSTQVEMLANWLAIEGYGVARSEWKSSGLIARAIEKAKDKNALNTVTFSLLYATDLADRLNNVILPALKAGLIVIADRYFYTAYARDVVRGADPDWVRQVYGFAVQPDLVFYMKMPLEPLLRRIITTRGGLDFYESGRDIGMSTDLYQSFKLYQSQILYEFEQMSGEFGFKVVAADDPVDEVQKTLRKEMRGLLTDRTVANS, from the coding sequence ATGAAAAGTAATCCCCATAACTTCCCCGGCAAATTAATCGTAATCGAAGGCACAGACGGTGTCGGCCGCTCTACTCAGGTGGAGATGCTGGCTAACTGGCTTGCTATCGAGGGCTACGGAGTGGCGCGCAGTGAGTGGAAATCATCGGGACTAATCGCCCGTGCCATCGAAAAAGCCAAAGACAAAAACGCTCTTAATACAGTCACTTTTAGTTTGCTCTATGCCACAGACCTGGCAGACAGACTAAATAACGTCATTTTGCCAGCGCTCAAAGCCGGACTTATAGTCATTGCTGACCGTTACTTTTATACAGCCTACGCACGTGACGTCGTGCGCGGCGCTGACCCGGACTGGGTGCGTCAAGTCTATGGCTTTGCCGTGCAACCAGATCTCGTCTTTTATATGAAGATGCCTCTAGAGCCGCTTTTGCGCCGCATCATCACCACCCGCGGTGGTCTTGATTTTTATGAGTCAGGACGCGACATCGGCATGTCTACCGACCTCTATCAATCCTTTAAGCTCTATCAGTCTCAGATACTTTATGAGTTTGAGCAAATGTCCGGTGAGTTTGGCTTTAAAGTCGTAGCCGCTGACGACCCGGTAGATGAAGTACAAAAGACTCTGCGCAAAGAGATGCGCGGACTGCTTACCGACCGCACTGTGGCTAATTCCTAA
- a CDS encoding D-tyrosyl-tRNA(Tyr) deacylase, translating to MKAVLQRASRASVTVNGEVVSEFASQDGKACGLLILLGVEQGDSEADSAYLATKAVELRIFSDSDDKFNLSVQDAGSNIIVVSQFTLLADWKKGRRPGFTKAAAPEIGQKLYLHFVEELKKKGLNVGTGVFGAHMEVSLVNSGPVTMLLESRDGKPV from the coding sequence ATGAAGGCAGTGTTACAACGTGCTTCACGCGCTAGCGTGACAGTGAATGGAGAGGTTGTCAGTGAGTTTGCCAGTCAAGATGGCAAGGCCTGCGGGTTGCTCATTTTGCTCGGGGTGGAGCAGGGCGATAGCGAGGCTGACAGTGCTTATCTGGCCACCAAGGCGGTGGAGCTGCGTATCTTTAGTGATAGTGACGACAAATTTAACCTCTCAGTCCAGGATGCTGGCTCAAATATCATTGTGGTGTCGCAATTTACTTTGCTTGCCGACTGGAAAAAGGGTCGTAGACCGGGTTTTACAAAAGCTGCGGCGCCAGAGATAGGGCAAAAACTCTATCTGCATTTTGTCGAGGAGCTTAAAAAGAAAGGGCTCAATGTGGGCACAGGCGTATTTGGCGCACATATGGAAGTAAGCCTGGTAAATAGTGGCCCTGTCACGATGCTTTTGGAGAGCCGCGACGGCAAGCCGGTTTAA
- a CDS encoding TolC family protein — MNGINRKKIVSLLTLTSFMGVLQAPVFAKSSKSWFHPFALLEKKQTFNVPKKYDTPVLQGSASVDNAASISWRQFFADPDLVFLIETALSNNQEFNIAIQDIEIAANEVKERQAEYLPKVGLGFGASYIHPSENTTEGVLDKITSRQFFRYPDFNLNVGPTMSWEVDIWKRLRNAKEAARMRMIAQYEVRNFLISRLVTEIARNYYELMALDTSLKILDANISIQEAAFLKMQALKLYAKANQLAVNRFEAQLNKTKSQRFETSQNIVEKENRLKFLTGIYGEAPIVRHSDQFMTLPVQELQTGVPTQLLENRADIRQAEAAIKAAKLDLKSVKAQLYPNVTIEAGTGFSGFNPQLMFRPQSLLYNAMGNIMMPLINRRAIIARINIADAHQTQTVLTYEQTLLRAYTDVLNEVSNIRNMQKAFDTKKREVVLLEESIGIANMLFKYAKATYVEVLLTQEEKLNAERELVAVKLNLVESKVELYRALGGGWR; from the coding sequence ATGAACGGAATCAACAGAAAAAAAATTGTTAGTCTTTTGACACTCACATCTTTTATGGGAGTCCTTCAAGCGCCTGTTTTTGCAAAATCGTCCAAATCGTGGTTTCATCCGTTTGCGCTGTTGGAAAAAAAACAGACATTTAACGTACCAAAGAAGTATGACACTCCCGTGCTACAGGGCTCTGCTTCTGTTGATAATGCGGCTTCCATTAGTTGGCGGCAATTTTTTGCTGATCCTGATTTAGTCTTTTTGATTGAAACAGCTCTGTCAAATAACCAAGAATTCAATATTGCTATACAGGATATTGAAATTGCTGCCAATGAAGTGAAAGAAAGGCAAGCTGAGTATTTGCCTAAAGTCGGCTTGGGATTTGGCGCAAGTTACATCCACCCATCCGAAAACACCACGGAAGGCGTGTTGGATAAAATTACGTCAAGACAGTTTTTTAGATATCCGGATTTTAACCTGAATGTGGGTCCTACCATGAGCTGGGAAGTGGATATCTGGAAAAGATTGAGAAATGCCAAAGAGGCAGCCCGGATGCGAATGATCGCACAATACGAGGTGCGTAATTTTCTTATTTCCAGGCTCGTGACTGAAATAGCGCGCAACTACTATGAACTAATGGCTCTTGATACGTCTTTGAAGATACTGGATGCAAACATTAGCATCCAGGAAGCGGCTTTTTTAAAAATGCAGGCCTTGAAGCTTTATGCCAAAGCCAACCAACTAGCGGTCAATCGCTTTGAAGCCCAGTTAAACAAGACTAAAAGCCAGCGGTTTGAAACCAGTCAAAACATTGTTGAAAAAGAAAATCGTCTGAAGTTTCTCACCGGTATTTATGGTGAAGCGCCAATAGTCAGACACTCTGACCAGTTTATGACGCTGCCTGTGCAGGAATTGCAGACGGGTGTGCCTACTCAGCTTTTGGAAAACAGAGCCGATATTCGTCAGGCTGAAGCGGCCATTAAGGCGGCAAAGCTCGATTTAAAAAGTGTCAAGGCTCAGCTCTATCCCAACGTGACGATTGAGGCTGGTACTGGGTTTTCGGGGTTTAACCCGCAGCTGATGTTTAGACCACAGTCGTTGCTATACAACGCAATGGGTAACATTATGATGCCATTAATCAACCGCAGAGCAATCATTGCGCGGATAAATATAGCCGATGCCCACCAAACCCAAACGGTTTTGACATATGAGCAGACCTTACTGAGAGCCTACACTGACGTGCTTAATGAGGTGTCAAATATAAGAAATATGCAGAAGGCTTTTGATACAAAAAAACGAGAAGTCGTATTGCTTGAGGAGTCTATCGGTATTGCAAACATGCTGTTTAAGTACGCCAAGGCGACTTACGTAGAAGTGCTGCTCACCCAGGAAGAGAAACTGAATGCCGAAAGAGAACTGGTGGCAGTGAAGTTGAACCTGGTCGAGTCCAAAGTTGAACTCTATCGAGCACTAGGGGGAGGTTGGCGATAA
- a CDS encoding efflux RND transporter periplasmic adaptor subunit has translation MTYQIRKPGGNGLALKDEESSQTAYEVSKPLVKDITMNDEYVCQIRAIQHIEIRSLEKGYLQNVLIDEGETVRQGQLLFQIKPNVYEADVQKSEAEVELSKIELQNNQALVEKDIISPTEAAMSAAKLAKVEAELDLAKTHLGFTEIRAPFDGLIGRFGDIRLGSLLEENQLLTTLSDMHQLWVYFNVPESQYLEYMKNRQKGASQYVQLELANKEIYPEPGTIETIQSDFSSTSGNIAFRARFRNPHALLRYGQTGKILWPKKVKEAVIVPQKSTFEVLDKRFVFVVDKSGVIHEREIKVANEEPNVYIVSSGIAPDEMYLLERQNKLDKGDKISYKLIEPKAAIESLKLYAE, from the coding sequence ATGACTTACCAGATCCGTAAACCCGGTGGTAACGGCCTGGCACTGAAGGATGAAGAGTCATCGCAAACGGCTTACGAGGTCAGTAAGCCTCTTGTCAAAGACATAACTATGAATGATGAATATGTCTGCCAGATTAGGGCCATACAGCATATTGAAATTCGTTCATTAGAGAAGGGGTACCTGCAAAATGTACTGATAGACGAAGGAGAAACTGTTCGTCAGGGACAATTGCTTTTTCAAATAAAGCCCAATGTCTACGAAGCCGATGTTCAAAAATCAGAAGCAGAGGTTGAGCTTTCTAAAATAGAGCTGCAGAATAACCAGGCACTTGTTGAAAAAGACATTATTTCCCCCACTGAAGCCGCCATGTCTGCCGCTAAGCTGGCTAAAGTTGAAGCGGAACTAGATTTAGCCAAAACGCATTTAGGCTTTACTGAAATTAGAGCACCGTTTGACGGACTGATAGGCCGCTTTGGTGATATCAGGCTGGGCAGCCTGTTGGAAGAAAACCAACTGCTGACGACCTTAAGCGATATGCATCAACTTTGGGTGTACTTCAACGTGCCCGAATCTCAGTACCTGGAATATATGAAAAACAGGCAAAAGGGTGCTTCTCAGTACGTTCAACTGGAACTCGCCAACAAAGAAATTTATCCTGAACCAGGAACGATAGAAACCATTCAGTCAGACTTTAGTAGTACCTCAGGCAATATTGCTTTTAGAGCGAGATTTCGTAACCCCCACGCTCTGTTGCGTTACGGGCAAACAGGCAAAATACTATGGCCCAAAAAGGTCAAAGAGGCTGTCATTGTGCCTCAAAAATCAACCTTTGAAGTTTTAGATAAGCGCTTTGTTTTTGTCGTCGACAAAAGCGGTGTGATTCACGAACGTGAGATCAAAGTGGCCAATGAAGAACCCAATGTCTACATTGTCTCTTCTGGAATTGCCCCTGATGAAATGTACTTGCTTGAGCGGCAAAACAAGCTAGATAAAGGCGACAAAATTAGTTACAAGCTGATTGAGCCCAAGGCTGCTATTGAGAGTTTAAAACTGTATGCAGAGTAA
- a CDS encoding DUF692 family protein: MQTNKPKLGLSLMPTEDFRMATEQLFAQDRVDALEFNFDQPLNGVVIAPWCQDLLDKFSSASALIGHGVNLSLLSAQFTKRQQEWLEYTREEFKSRRYVHASEHFGFSEAGPIAQAAPLAVPMDAQSLYLGKEMLKRYADATQCPVGLENLAFAFSLEDVKRQGEFIDQLISSVDGFLLLDLHNIYCQVANFDLDALELLHSYPLSKVRELHLSGGSWSPSLSGKRIAVRRDTHDDAVPQEVFNLTALALKLCPNTQFVILERLGNTMLEPELQEEYRDDFDTIREILDYSYD, translated from the coding sequence GTGCAGACTAACAAGCCAAAGCTCGGACTCTCGCTCATGCCCACTGAAGACTTCAGGATGGCAACTGAGCAACTCTTTGCACAAGATAGAGTCGATGCTCTTGAGTTTAATTTTGATCAGCCACTCAACGGTGTTGTAATTGCACCCTGGTGTCAGGACCTGTTGGATAAATTTAGCAGTGCTAGTGCGCTCATTGGACACGGTGTAAATCTATCATTGCTATCTGCTCAGTTTACCAAAAGGCAACAGGAGTGGCTTGAGTACACGCGCGAGGAATTTAAATCTCGGCGTTATGTACATGCTTCCGAGCATTTTGGTTTTAGTGAGGCTGGACCAATCGCCCAGGCGGCACCACTGGCAGTGCCAATGGATGCGCAGTCGCTCTATTTGGGTAAGGAAATGTTGAAGCGATATGCTGATGCAACACAGTGTCCTGTTGGTCTTGAAAATCTTGCTTTTGCTTTTAGTCTTGAGGATGTGAAAAGGCAGGGTGAGTTTATCGATCAGTTGATCTCGTCGGTGGATGGTTTTTTGCTTTTGGATTTGCACAATATCTATTGTCAGGTTGCCAATTTTGATCTGGATGCGCTGGAGTTGCTCCACTCATATCCACTGTCAAAAGTACGCGAGCTGCATCTGTCTGGCGGCTCCTGGAGCCCGTCTTTGTCGGGCAAGCGTATTGCTGTCAGGCGCGATACACACGATGATGCTGTGCCACAGGAAGTCTTTAATCTTACTGCTCTTGCTCTAAAACTTTGTCCCAATACTCAGTTTGTCATCTTGGAGAGACTGGGTAATACAATGCTTGAGCCTGAGTTACAAGAAGAGTACCGCGATGATTTTGATACCATCAGGGAGATACTGGATTACAGCTATGACTGA
- a CDS encoding pyridoxal-phosphate dependent enzyme gives MARKRITGFVTNTPLRKSHWMSDVSQAEVWMKLENLQVTGSFKYRGALNAMTFAKERGISRVFTASAGNHALGMAEAARTTERETTICLPTNVSPIKKQKLERFSVGIVQHGDDMEITEQFAARLAQEKKGHYISPYNNREVIAGQGTVGLEMYELVPKLSTLVVAVGGGGLISGIGLVAKVINPKVRIVGVVASGSPSMRTAVQSGHVVRVLQQETIADGIAGNIDPETITFPLVQEVVDEWVTVEERDIQQAVFDFLENEGMLIEGAAACAIAAISSKYVAFKPRERVGVVVCGGNIDRSVWRQIVGEQLLSAGKV, from the coding sequence TGTCTGATGTATCTCAGGCTGAAGTCTGGATGAAGCTTGAGAATTTGCAGGTAACTGGGTCCTTTAAATATAGAGGCGCTCTCAATGCCATGACCTTTGCCAAGGAGCGTGGTATCAGTCGTGTCTTTACCGCCTCGGCTGGTAATCATGCCCTGGGTATGGCTGAGGCAGCGCGCACCACTGAGCGTGAGACAACAATCTGCTTGCCAACCAATGTATCGCCCATCAAAAAACAAAAGCTCGAACGCTTTAGCGTGGGCATTGTGCAGCACGGCGACGACATGGAAATAACAGAGCAGTTTGCTGCTCGTCTGGCGCAAGAGAAAAAAGGTCATTACATCTCTCCCTACAATAATAGGGAAGTAATTGCCGGTCAGGGCACTGTTGGTCTTGAAATGTATGAGCTGGTACCCAAACTCTCTACATTAGTAGTAGCAGTTGGTGGTGGCGGTCTTATCTCTGGTATCGGACTGGTTGCCAAAGTAATCAATCCCAAAGTGCGCATTGTTGGTGTGGTCGCCTCTGGCTCACCGAGCATGCGTACAGCAGTGCAATCTGGTCATGTTGTCAGAGTGTTGCAACAAGAGACAATTGCCGATGGTATCGCCGGCAATATCGACCCTGAGACCATAACTTTTCCGCTGGTACAAGAAGTGGTCGATGAGTGGGTCACAGTCGAAGAGCGTGACATCCAGCAAGCTGTCTTTGACTTCCTCGAAAACGAAGGCATGCTGATAGAAGGCGCTGCTGCCTGTGCTATTGCTGCAATATCATCTAAGTATGTAGCTTTTAAGCCCCGTGAGCGTGTTGGCGTAGTGGTCTGTGGTGGCAATATCGACCGCAGTGTCTGGCGCCAAATTGTGGGCGAGCAGTTGCTATCGGCCGGTAAGGTTTAG